Proteins encoded by one window of Fusobacterium sp.:
- a CDS encoding glycosyltransferase, with translation MKISVIITVYNRFEYVENILKCLMKQSIQPYEVIFTDDGSKEDLKEILKKYKNKCEFKIKYIYQEDIGFRKSKACNNAVMESKGDYLIFLDQDAIFPDNLIETFIQNKKENKFSILRVIWSENAERIDIQKILEKNNWRYDEIIQKVSINHFKVLKKYLWRDKYNNFRYRIGLRNRGTGLMGIGFALFKKDYLEINGYDEDYKGWGGEDADLGLRLYALGLKSVTFSTKIPSIHMCHPLDSTKSGNQNKKIYSEKREKISIENYKCVYGLNNRKDQDGYIYEEI, from the coding sequence ATGAAAATATCAGTTATTATAACTGTATATAATAGATTTGAATATGTAGAAAATATACTGAAGTGTTTGATGAAGCAGAGTATTCAACCTTATGAAGTAATTTTTACAGATGATGGGTCAAAAGAGGACTTAAAAGAAATATTAAAGAAATATAAAAATAAATGTGAATTTAAGATCAAGTATATTTATCAGGAGGATATAGGGTTTAGAAAATCAAAAGCTTGTAATAATGCTGTTATGGAAAGTAAAGGCGATTATTTGATTTTTTTGGATCAAGATGCTATTTTTCCTGATAATTTAATTGAAACTTTTATACAAAATAAAAAAGAAAATAAATTTTCTATCCTTAGAGTAATATGGTCTGAAAATGCTGAAAGAATAGATATTCAAAAAATATTAGAGAAGAACAACTGGAGATATGATGAAATAATACAAAAAGTTTCAATCAATCATTTTAAAGTATTGAAAAAATATCTTTGGAGAGATAAATATAATAATTTTAGGTATAGAATAGGACTGAGAAATAGAGGAACAGGTCTTATGGGAATAGGATTTGCTTTGTTTAAAAAAGATTATTTGGAAATAAATGGATATGATGAAGATTATAAAGGATGGGGAGGAGAAGATGCTGACCTAGGATTGAGACTTTATGCTTTAGGATTGAAATCAGTAACATTTTCTACAAAAATACCATCAATTCATATGTGTCATCCATTAGACTCTACTAAATCAGGAAATCAAAATAAAAAAATATATAGTGAAAAAAGAGAAAAAATATCAATAGAAAATTATAAGTGTGTGTATGGATTAAATAATAGAAAAGATCAAGATGGGTATATATATGAAGAAATATGA